The stretch of DNA TCTGCCACGCTGGACCCATGCCCACCGAACTCAGCGTCGCCGAGCATCTCGAGGGGCTGCGCGAGGCGATGATCGCCTTCGTCCGGTACGCCGACCGCGCGGGCCTGGCGGCCGACGTGCCGACCTGTCCCGGGTGGACGGTGCGGGACCTGGTCGCGCACCAGGGCATGGTCCACCGGTGGGCGACCGACCGGCTCCAGGGCGCCCGGGTGGCCGACCCGGAACGCTGGCTCGCCGAGGGCGCGGCCGAGGCCGATCCGCTGGAGTGGCTGCGCGACGGGGTCGTCGAGCTGGCCCAGGCCTTCACGCGGGTGCCGGACGACGTCGAGGCGCCGGTGTTCTTGGAGGATGCTCCAGCGCCCCGGGCCTTCTGGGCCCGGCGGCAGTGCCACGAGACGACGATCCACGCAGTGGACGCGCAGACCGCCGCGCTCGGCCGGCCGCCGCGAGCCGAGGAGACGCAGATCCCGCTCGCGCTGGCGCTCGACGGACTCGACGAGCTGGTGATGGGCAACGTGCCGCGGTCGAAGTATCGACTGCGCTCGTCGCGGCCCACCAGCCTCGCGGTGGCACCCGGCGACGCCGGCGTGTGGTGGCTGATGAGGGTCGGCCCGGACCCGGTCGTCTCATCCCGCCACACCGGCCCGATCGCCGCCGACCACGTCCTGGAAGGGACCGCCACCGAGCTGTACCTGCGACTGTGGAACCGCGCCGCCGACACCGCCACCCCGCTGGGCGACTGGCGCGAGCTGGTGGCGGTCGTCTGAGCCTGCCGGTGCTGGGACCCTCACGTAGGCTGTGCCGCCGGGAGGGACGATGGTGCACAGACTTGTCGCGGTCTGCCTGGCCGCGGTGACGGCGGCCGCGGTGGCCGGGTGCAGCACGGCCGACCCTTCTGCCACCACCTCCGCGGTCGGCTCGTCGTCCGCGACGGCGACGGCCTCGGCCACGGCCGGCGCATCGGGTACGGCGTCGCCGTCGGCCTCCTCGACCGTGCCGGTGGCCGACCCGTCGCACGCCGTACCCGCTCCCGGCCCGCGCAGCGGCGAGCTGCACTCCGCCGACATCCTGGTGCGGGCGAGCTCGACGCTGACCGCCGACCAGATCGCTGCGATCAAGGCGCTGCCGAAGGTGACGGGCATCGAGCAGCTCTCCATCGGCGAGGTCTCGATCGAGGACAAGCTGCTCAACGTGGTGGCCGTCGACCCGTCGACCTATCGCAACTACACGCCGCTGGCATCGGCCGACGCGACCGAGGTCTGGGACCGGGTCGCCGGCGGCGAGCTCGCGGTCAATCCGGACCTGAAGAAGGACCTCCCGCCCGATGCCCAGGGCTACTGGCGGATGGGCTCGAACGCGTCCGCGCCCCGGATCCACGTCGGGGCCTGGGCTGCGCAGATCCCCGGCCTGGTCGACGTCGTGGTGAACACCGCCTGGGGCAAGGCACTCGGGATGGTGCCGGACAACGCGGTGATCATCTCCACCTCGATCACGTCACCGGAGCGGGTGACCAAGCCGCTGAAGAGGCTGCTCGGCACGGCCGCCTCCGTGCAGCGTCTCGACGCCGTCGCGCGCTACGGGCTGGACCCCAACGCCGTGCAGTTCGCCAACGTCGTCGGCACCGTCGCCCAGGCCGTCGGGCACTACACCTACCGCGTCCTGGGTGGCGGGATGATCGCGCCGGATCCGGCCTGGGTGAGCGCGCACATCGCCACCGAGTCGGTGCCGATCCTGGGGAACGTCACCTGCAACAAGTACCTCTTCCCGCAGCTCGAGGCGGCGCTGGCCGAGGTTCAGGCGCGCGGCCTCGCCGGCACCATCCACTCCACCGCCGGCTGCTACTACCCGCGCTTCATCGCCGGGACGTCGTCGCTGTCCAACCACGCCTTCGGCCTGGCCATCGACATCAACGCGCCCGAGAACGAGCGTGGCACCTCGGGGCAGATGAACCGCCAGGTCGTGCAGATCTTCCAGAAGTGGGGCTTCACGTGGGGCGGCACGTGGCACTACACCGACCCGATGCACTTCGAGATGAACAAGATCGTCACGCCCCGCTGAGCTTTGTCGTGACGTCCGGCTAGGGTCGGAGCGTGACCACTCTCGACGACGCCCGCGACGGCATGGACCTCGCGATCCGACCGCAGGACGACCTGTTCGGCCACGTCAACGGCACCTGGCTGCGGACCTACGAGATCCCCGACGACAAGGCCAGCGCCGGTGCCTTCGTGGTGCTGGTCGACGAGGCCGAGGCGCAGGTGCGCGAGATCATCGAGGGTGCCCCGGAGGGCTCCAAGATCGGCGATCTCTACGCCTCCTTCATGGACACCGACGCCATCGACGCCGCCGGCACCTCCCCGATCCAGCCGCTGGTGGCCGCTGTCGAGGGCCTGCGCGACGTGGCGGACCTGGCGGCTTTCCTTGGCGAGTTCGAGCGGATCGGGGGCCATGGGCTCTTCGGCGGCTACGTCAACACCGACGACAAGGACTCCGACCGCTACGTCTTCAACCTGCTCCAGGGCGGCCTCGGGCTGCCGGACGAGTCCTACTACCGCGACGACAAGTTCGCCGAGATCCGGGCGAAGTACGTCGACTACCTCACCCGGCTGTTCACCCTCGGCGGCGCTGCGTCGCCGGCCGACGCGGCGGCGACAGTGCTCGCGATCGACACCCGGATCGCTGCCGGACACTGGGAGCGTGCCGAGACCCGCGACCGGCAGAAGACCTACAACCTGCTCACCCTCGACCAGCTGCGTGAGCTCGCCCCGGGCTTCGACTGGGACGCCTACGTCACCAACCTGTCGGGTGCCAAGCTCACCGCCGAACAGGTGCTCGGCGAGGTGATCGTGCGGCAGCCGTCGTTCTTCGAGCACCTCAGCGGGGTGCTGTCCGACACCTCGGTCGAGCAGTGGCGCTCCTGGTTGCTGGCCCACGTGCTGCGGTGGGCCGCGGCGTACCTGACGGACGACTTCGTGGAGACCAACTTCGACTTCTACGGGCGCACGTTGAACGGCACCCCGCAGCTGCGCGAGCGGTGGAAGCGCGGCGTCTCGCTGGTGGAGGGCGCCCTCGGCGAGGAGGTCGGCCAGGAGTACGTCGCCCGCCACTTCCCGCCGGCGTCCAAGGCGATGATGGACGAGCTGGTCGCCAATCTGCTCGCCGCCTACCGCGAGTCCATCGCGGGGCTGGACTGGATGAGCGCGGAGACCAAGCAGCGAGCGTTCGCCAAGCTGGAGAAGTTCACCCCGAAGATCGGCTATCCGAAGACGTGGCGCGACTACTCGGCGCTGCGGGTCTCGCGCCACGACCTGCTCGGGAACGTGCAGGCGGCCTCGGTCTTCGAGACCGACCGCCAGCTCGGCAAGCTGGGCGGTCCGGTCGACCGCGATGAGTGGCACATGCTGCCGCAGACGGTCAACGCCTACTACAACCCCGGCACCAACGAGATCTGCTTCCCGGCCGGCATCCTGCAGAAGCCGTTCTTCAGTCCCGAGGCCAGCGCTGCGGAGAACTACGGCGGCATCGGCGCTGTCATCGGTCACGAGATCGGCCACGGCTTCGACGACCAGGGCTCGCAGTACGACGGCGACGGCAACATGGAGAACTGGTGGTCCGACGAGGACCGGTCGGCGTTCGAGGTGAAGACCAAGGCACTGATCAGCCAGTACGACGGGTTCGAGCTGCGCGACCTGCCCGGCGAGAAGGTGAACGGCGCCCTCACCGTCGGCGAGAACATCGGCGACCTCGGCGGCCTGACCATCGCGCTCAAGGCCTTCCTCATCGCCAACGGCGGTGAGGCGAGCGAGGAGGAGCGCCGCGACCTGTTCCTCAACTGGTCCTACGTCTGGCGCGGCAAGCGTCGTCCCGAGCAGCTGCAGCAGCTGCTCGCCGTCGACCCGCACTCGCCGGCGGAGTTCCGCGCCAACATCGTGCGCAACCTCGACGAGTTCCACGAGCTCTTCGGGACCGAGCCGGGCGACGGGCTGTGGCTGGAGCCGGACTCGCGCGTCCGGATCTGGTAGGCCGCGCCGTACGCCGCAGCGACTGCCGCAGGCACCTGTGGACAACCGAATCGGGTTTGTCGCCGCCGCCTGATAGACACGGGGGCATGACCCCCACCACCGACGTCCGGGCCGCCGCCGAAGGTCACCTGCGGGCTCTGGTCGGCCGCGAGGATGCGGTCCTGCGCGAGGATCAGTGGTCGGCCATCTCGGCGCTGGTGGAGCAGCGCAGCCGTGCCCTCGTGGTGCAGAAGACCGGGTGGGGCAAGTCGGCGGTCTACTTCGTCGCCACGCTGCTCCTGCGCTCCCAGGGGGCGGGCCCGACGGTGATCATCTCGCCCCTCCTGGCGTTGATGCGCAACCAGATCGAGGCGGCCGAGCGGGCCGGGATCCGGGCGGCGACGATCAACTCCACCAACATCGAGGACTGGTCGGCGATCGAGCGGGGGGTCCACGCCGGTGAGCTCGACGTCCTGCTGGTCTCGCCGGAGCGGCTCAACAACCCCGGCTTCCGGGACGCGGTGCTGCCGCGACTGGCAGCGACCTGCGGCCTGCTGGTGATCGACGAGGCGCACTGCATCTCCGACTGGGGGCACGACTTCCGCCCCGACTATCGCCGGATCCGCACCCTGCTGGGCGAGCTGCCCTCCGGGATTCCCGTGCTGGCCACCACGGCCACCGCCAATGCCCGGGTCACCGCCGACGTGGCCGAGCAGCTGGGCGAGGGTGTCCTGGTGCTGCGCGGTTCGCTCGATCGGGAGTCGCTGCGACTCGGTGTGGTCCGGCTGCCCACCATCGAGCAACGACTGGCCTGGCTCGCCGACCACCTCGCCGAGCAACCGGGCTCCGGCATCGTCTACTGCCTGACCGTGGCGGCCACCCAGGAGGTGGCGGACTACCTGCGCTCGCGCGGCCATCACGTCGCGGCCTACTCGGGCCAGACCGAGACCACCGAGCGCCAGGCGCTCGAGGCAGATCTCGCCGCGGGGAGGATCAAGGCGCTGATCGCGACCAGCGCACTGGGGATGGGCTTCGACGCGGCGCTCGGCTTCGTCGTCAACCTCGGTGCGCCCTCGTCCCCGGTGGCCTACTACCAGCAGGTCGGTCGTGCCGGCCGCGGCACGATCGAGGATGCCTCGGTGGTGCTGCTGCCTGGTGCCGAGGATCGCGACATCTGGGCCTACTTCGCCTCGCTGGCCTTCCCTCGGGAGGAGCTCGTGCGCCGCACCCTGGAGGTGCTCGAGCAGGCAGGGCGGCCGCTCTCCACGCCGACCCTCGAGTCCTACGTCGAGCTCGGCCGCTCCCGCCTCGAGACCATGCTCAAGGTGCTCGATGTGGACGGCGCCGTCCGCCGTGTCCAGGGAGGCTGGGAGGCCACCGGCCAGTCGTGGTCCTACGACGCCGACCGCTACGCCCGGGTGGCCGAGGCCCGCGCGCTGGAGCAGCGGGCGATGCTGGACTACATCGCCACCGACGCGTGCCGGATGCGCTACCTGCGCGAGCAGCTCGACGACCCCGACGCGGTCGACTGCGGCCGCTGCGACAACTGCGGCGGCCTCCGCCTCTCCGTCGACACCTCGCCGGCGGCCGTCGAGGAGGCTGGCGCCCGGCTCGCCCGTCCTGGCGTGGTGATCGAGCCCCGCAAGATGTGGCCCCAGGCGCTGCCCAACCTCGGCATCGAGCTGAAGGGCAAGATCGCCGACGCCGCCGAGCCGGGCCGTGCGATCGCGCGGCTCACGGATCTGGGCCACGGTCAGGCTCTGCGGGAGCTGTTCCGCTCCGCCGAGGCGCCGGCGAGCGTCCCGGTGTCGCTGGTCCGGGCCGTGGTGGAGATCCTGGGCGATTGGCGACCCCACGTGGACGCCATCGTGACCGTCGAGTCGGCAACGCGCCCCGAGCTGGTCACCGACCTGGCCGCCGGTCTGTCCCGTTACCTGCAGCGACCGATCGTCGGGACCTTCGCGCTGGTCGACCCGACCGTCCCGCCGGGCGCCGGTGCGGCCAACTCCGCGCAGCGGGTCGCCGCCGTGTCGCGCCGCTCGGCGCTGCGCGCCGAGATCGCGCCCGGGGCGCGGGTGCTCCTGGTCGACGACCGGGTGGTCACCGGCTGGACGATGACGCTTGCGGCCCGGGCGCTGCGGGCTGCGGGTGCGGGTGGCGTCCTGCCGTTGGCGCTGGCCCTGGAGAGCTGAGCAGCGACCCTCGACGGGAACGGGCGCCGCGCCCGCACCGCCAGGTGCGGACCGGCGCCCGTTCGAGCGACGATCTGGGATCAGTGCATGACGACCGGCGTGCCGGCACCGACCTCGTCGCTCTTGCTGCGTGGCAGGAAGAACGCCGGGATCAGCACGACGGCCACCAGGATGGTGGCGACCACGAAGACCGCCCCGAAGGAGTCGGCCATCTGGCCTGCCCACGACGGATCGGTGGCCGGCACCGTCACCTTGTTCTTGGCGTAGTTGGTCAGCAGCACCGAGAACAGCGCCGTACCGATGGAGGCGGCGATCTGCTGCACGATGTTCATCAGGGTGGAGCCGCGCGCGATGGTGTGATCGCGGAGCGTCGCCATCGCCGCGGAGTAGATGGGCATCATCGTGCAACCCATGCCGAGCCCCATGATGAAGAGCGCGCCCAACAGGTAGGGGGTCGAGGTGGTGTCCGAGACCGGGATCCACATCCCCATGCTCACCGCGATGAGCACGATGCCGGGGATGACCACCTTGCCGGCACCCAGCTTGTCCGCCAGCACGCCGGCGACCGGCATCGTGATCATGGCGCCGATGCCCTGCGGGGCGAGCAGTACGCCGGACTTCAGCGGCGAGGAGCCACGGACCTCCTGGAAGTAGGTCGGCAGCAGCAGGCTGGCGCCGAAGAACGCGATCGCGAACAGCGTGATCGCGATGACCGACACGGTCATGTTCCGATCCAGGAAGAGGCGCAGGTCGAGCAACGGGTGGATGTTGGCGCGGCGCAGGGCCCAGGGCACGAACGCGATGACGAGCAGCAGACCGAGCACGGCCGGGATGATGACGTTGCCGGTCCACATGGTGCCGTGGTTGGCCTGCGCGGCCGGGATGGAGCTGACGCCGTAGAGGAAGCAGGCCAGGCCGGGGGAGAGCAGCAGCATGCCGACGAAGTCGAAGCTCTCCGAGGACTGCGGGTTGTCCTTGTCCAGCGCACGCCAGGCGTAGACCAGGGCGATGGCACCGAGCGGGACGTTCACCAGGAAGATCCAGTGCCAGGAAGCGACGTCGATCAGCCAGCCGCCCAGGATCGGCCCCAGGATCGGCCCCAGCAGCATCGGGACGCCGAGGACCGCCATCACGCGGCCGACCCGCTCGGGACCGGCGGCCCGGGTCAGGATCGTCATGCCGAGCGGCATCAGCATCCCGCCGCCGAGCCCTTGCAGCACCCGGAAGACGATGAGCGTCTCCAGATTCGGAGCCGTGGCGCACAGCGCCGAGCCCAGCGCGAAGAGCAGGATCGCCAGCATGTAGAGGCGTTTGGTGCCGAAGCGCTCCGCTGCCCACCCCGTCATCGGGATCACCGTCGCAAGGGCCAGCGTGTAGCCGGTGGCGACCCAGGCGACCTGCGCCTGGGTCTTGCCGAACGCCTTCATGAAGGTCGCCATCGCGACGTTGACGACCGTGATGTCCAGGATCGACATGATCGAGCCCAGCACCACCACGCCGGCGATGACGAGCACACGGGCATCGAGCTTGTCGGAGGAGCCCGACGCGGCCTCGGTGGAGAGATCTGTGGTCACCGGTACAGCCTAGGCGCGATCACCGACAGTGTCAGAGTCATTGTCTGCGAGGATCGGTCCGTCCCGACCTGATCCCCACCTGATCTCGACCTGATCTCCGAGCCCTCGAAGGGGGGTCCTCAGCGGAGGGGTACGCGCTGGAGTCCCCACGTGCAACGCGGATGTCGTGTCCGTTGCTCGGATCGAGATGGTCGCGCGGTTTCAGGCGCACCTCTTGAGTTTGGCTTGCCTGGATTGCGCCCACGCTTCCTGAGAATCGCCTGACTGTGCCTGTAGTTTTGCTGAGAGCCGTCGTCGACTTCCCCGACATTTGTTCCGCCTCATCCCGGGGCAAGTGGCTGGGCCTTGCTGGGCCCCTGCGTTGGAGGGGCCCCGATGCGCGGTGGTGTCGTTGGTTCAGGTTGCTCGGTGCGTGCGTCAGGGCGGCAGCGGAAGCGAATTCGCTCGAGTGGACGAGGCGGAGCAAAGGGTGCTATCTGGGTGAATAGTAAAACCAAGACTTGGATATCACCGGACAATACTAATCACAAAGGCCCGGCCTGGAAAGTATTTTCGTCCGAAAAGGCTGCAATGCGCGGGACCCCGCGAAAGTATACAATAAACGCCCAAATGACTGAATGTATTGGACCGTAAGTTGACTGACGAGTACTGGTCGCTCGATATTCCTGGGCTTGATGAGGATGGCGCCAATAGGCTATTGGCGGTCGCAGAAACCTTCGATTCGGTGGAAGCAGCTTCCGTTATTGATCCGACATTGTTCTATTCAATGCACCTATCAAGAGAGGCGGTAGTCATCGTGGTGCGTCTCTTGCGCGCGTCACTCAGCGACGCCTCCCTGACAAATGATGATACGTATCTAGCGACGAACCTCCGTGAGGAGCTAACCGAATGGCTTGAACAGATAGCCTTCGACGAGTAGCGGTCGAGGTTTTGCGGCTCTTCCCAGATGAGGGTGTAGCGGCCTCCGTGGGGTGATGGCCGGGCAGGTGTCGGGGCCCCCTGAAAATGGAGGTTCCTACACCAGCCCATCCAGGAGACCCCGACTTGTCTGACGCTACCTTCGCGCGCCCTGACCTGACCAAGTTCGTCGGCCTCGACGAGCTCGGTCTGGTGGTCACCGGCCAGCCCATCGATCCTGACCGATCCGTCCTGACACATACAGTTACGACTTCTTCGGCCGCACCAGGACCCTCCCTGCGGGAGACGCGGTCGGCATCGGCTCCCACAACCCCACCAACGGCGGACCATCCGGGGACCTCACCCTCGGGTACTACAGCAACGACATGGTCGCCACCCAGACCCAAGGAACCGGCACCAACGCGACCACCATCGGGTTCACCCTCGACCCCGACCAGAACCGCATCAGCACCCAAGCCACCACCACGACGGCCGGTGTCAAGACCATCACCAACCACTACGACGACGGCTCCGACGCCACCGCCTGGACCAGCACTCTCAAACTCGACGGCACCACCGTCACCAAGCGCTACCTCAACGGCATCGACGGTGGCCTGGACGCCGTCGTCGCTGACGACGGAACGGTCAAGCTCGACCTCACCAACCTCCACGGCGACACCGTCGCCACCATCGACCCCGACGCCACCAGCATCACCAGCTACCACGAGACCACCGAATTCGGCCTCCCACGCGACCCCATCACCGCAGCCGACGACTACGGTTACCTAGGCGCCAAGAAGCGTTCCACCGACGACCTCGGCGGCCTCACCCTCATGGGCGCACGCCTCTACATCCCCGCCACCGGACACTTCCTCTCCATCGACCCAATCCCAGGTGGGAACCCAAACCTCTTTACGTATCCAGCCGACCCAATCGACGAATATGACGTCACGGGGCAGTGGCCGCACTGGGTCAAGACTGCCCTCAGGAAGGGTGCCGACTACCTCGCTGACCATAGGGGTCAGATCGGGGCTCTTGCTTCAGGCGCATGTCTAGTTGTGCAGCCAGAGGTCTGTCTTGGCGTCTCAGTTGCAGTTTCTTTTACGACGAATGCCGCGAGCGTCGCTGAGGGGAAAGAAAGCCTTAGCTCAGGCGTGAAGCATTTTGCGGTCACGACGTCGCTAGGTGTTGTCAACTATAGTCTTGCTAAGAGCATTGGAGAGGCCGCGAAGAATCTTAAGATGGCAAAGAAGGACTATCGAGTACTAAAGGGAACGCGGAAAACGGCTAGCGGAGCACTTGCGGTAGGTACCTTCCTTGCGGCGAAGACCGCCACGAGGGGAGGTTGTCGCGTAACGGTCAAAAAGAACAGACCCTGTGAATGAGGGCATGAGTCAAGGTGCAGAAGAAAATCAGATGGTTTCGATTAACGGAACGCAGATTCGCCACGGCTATCGTAGGTCTTCGATCTGGTGACAGCACGACGGTGAGGTCGTACGCTTCTCTAGTGCTCGGTGTCACGATGGCGGCGTGGTTCGCCGCGGTAGCCTGTGGCCTCGTTCTAGCGAAAAGCTCGCTCGTCATATCTTCCAAAACACTATGGGAGCTCATCTCCTTCATGGTGCTGCCGGGATCTCTTTATGGCTGGCTGATTGCTGGCTATGCGAGTGTGAAAATCGCACCGGATGGAATACTTGTCACAAATCCCTACAATAAAGCCTTCGTTCCGTGGTGCGCTATCGAAAGAATCGATGACGACGGAGTGATGTCCTTGCTGAGGATCACAACGGTTAATTGGTCCATAACGTCATGGACTATAGGCGTGGCGGGCTGGGAGCATTACTTTGACAGACCAAATCGCGTCCAACGTGTAGCCGCCGCACTCATGGAATACCAACAGTCCATTGAACCATGTGAGGATCGCCAAATGTGCGTCGCGTGGTTAAAGTGGAGACTACCACTGTGGGTAGTCATGGGATATGTTGTCGCGTGGTTTATCTTAACACTTCTTGTGTGGCTTTAATGATGCATAAACCGATGATGTGCGGTCCCCTCTGGTTCATGAGAGAAAACGTCGTTTGCCTGGCCGACGCGACCACTGCGCGCGTTGCACGACGCCTGACGACAAGCCACATGAGTCGTTGTCGGCACCGATGCAGCATCGCGACAGCGGACGAGTTCCCACTTGCCGAGGGGCTGAACTCGAACCATGGGAAACCGTATGAAGCCTTGAGCAAGGCCGCCGACCAGGCGGCGTCATCAGAAGTCCCCTGATCGTTCAGCAGACCCGTCGGCTTCGGCGCTCGGGCGGGTCTCGTTCAGCGCTTGACCTTCACCGTCGGCGAGGTCAGCGTGAGCGGTGTGCGGCCGGCTCCGGTGGCCGTCACGACGTACCTGATCCTGTGCCTGAGCCACGCCTTCTTGACCCGCAGCCTGAGGCCGGAGCCGACCGGCTTGCCGTTGACCAGCCAGGTGACGGTGGCGGTGGTCCCGGTGTCGAAGGATCCGTACGACGCCTTGAGCCGCGACCGAACCCGCGCCTTCCCCTTCACCCTGAGCTTGCCGGAGTGATGGATGGGCATGGTGATCGGCTGGGTCGTGGTCGGGGCGGTAGACGTCGGGCTCGGGGCTGTGGTGGGAGCGGCGGGCGCGCTCGTCGTCGGGGTCGCGGTGGGTGAGTCCGTTGCCGTTGCCGTTGCCGTCGGGCTGGAGGTCGCGGACGGGTCGCCGCTGGTCACGGCGGTGTCCAGCACGGCGAGGCTGGCGAGACCGTGCGGTGTCCCGAGACCGGTCGGCCCGTCCCAACCGGTGCCGGCACTGCACAGGTGGCGCGCGTCGCTGGCGGGACACCCGCGGGTGGCGGTGCCGCTGGTGATGTCGTTGAACGCGGTGCCGTCGGAGGCGGCGCGCGCGTAGATGTCGAACGGGCTGGTGTGGTTGCCGGCGCGGGCGTACATCGCCGCCAGCAGCGGGGCGGCGAGGGAGGTGCCGCCGCCGAGGTACCACCCGGTGTCGGAGGCATCGGCCTGGTGGTACATCCGGAAGTCGTCGGCGAGCGCGCTGAGGTCGGCCGTTCCCCGGGCGGATCCGCAGGCCGCCTTCGCGTTGGCGTTCTGTGCCTGGGCGGCGATCATCGTCGTCCAGCCCGAGCAACCCGACGAGGCGCCGCCGCTGTTCGGACTGCCGTCGTCCTCGGCAGCGCCCCAGACCTGCTCGGTGAGCGTGCCGGTGGCCGCGTCCTGGACGGGCATGGTGCCTCCGGCCGCTACCACGTACGGCGAGCTGGCGGGGTAGCTGGTGCACGAGTGGGTGTCACCGGCGGTCGCGGGGATCGTGCCCCGTCCGCACACCGCGTCGTCGGCGGGCAGGTCGGTCTGCCACCCGAAGTCCCCCGTCGATGCCACGAACGTGACGTCCGCGTGGGCGGCGAAGACGTCCTCGAAGCCGGCGACGTCACTGCGCCGCATGCCGTCGTCGTTGACCCCCCACGACATCGACACATAGTCGGCGCGCTCGGCTGCTGTCTGCAGCGCGTCGTCGAGGTTGTCGAGGTCGGTGCTCGACGCCTCCACGACCAGGATCTTGCAGGCCGGGCAGGCGGCCGCGACCGCCTCGACGTCCATCATCGTCTCCCACGCCCAGTCCGGATCGGCGGCCGGAAGCGGCGAGGTCGCGCCGTCCTGGTTGAGGACCGTCAGGCAGCCGGAGGCCTGGGTGCACGCACCGAGGCGGTTGCGCGAGTCGCTGCGGTAGGTGGCCAGCTCCGCAGCCAGGTTGGGCACGTCCCCCTCCTCGACCAGCGCCACGGTGGGACCCGTGCCGACCGGTACGGAATCGGGGACCGGTGGCAGGTCGTACAGGTCGGCGATGTCGCCCGGGGTCACGACGGGCGTGCTGACAGTGGCGAACGGTCGCACACCGCTCCCGGAGCCGGTGGTGGCCGGACGGCTGACGGTCCCGTAGCACCTGGCCTGGCCGGGCAGCACCGTGGCCTGGCTGCAGCCGAGCGGAAGGAGCTCGTTGGCGGACGCCGCAGCGGCGGAGGCCACGGAGAGGCTCGGGCTCACGACCAGCGATGCCGCGAGGGCGAGTGCAAGCAGTGCCCCGACGCCGAGCAGAGCATGACGTCGCCGTAGCTGTCCCATGGCGTCATGGTCGACCATCTGCGGCCCGTTCTGAGCCGGAGCACCCGATTGCCAGCGAGTATTCAGGCTCGCTTAAGCCAGGGTCAGCCGAGCGCCTTCTCGATCGCCCCGACGACCCGCTCGTCCTCGGGCTCGGTGCGCGGGCTGAACCGCTGCAGGACCTCGCCGTCGGCGGAGACCAGGAACTTCTCGAAGTTCCACTGGATGTCACCGTCGGTGCCGTTCTCGTCGGCCGCCTTGGTGAGCTCCTGGTAGACGGGGTGCCGCCCCTCGCCGTTGACCTCGATCTTCTCGGTCAGCGGGAACGTCACGCCGTACGTCGAGGAGCAGAACTCGGCGATCTCCTCGGACGTACCCGGCTCCTGCCCCATGAACTGGTTGCACGGGAAGCCGACCACCGCGAGACCCGGGTAGGTCTCGGCGAGCTTCTCCAGCCCGGCGTACTGCGGCGTGAGCCCGCACTTGCTGGCCACGTTGACCAGGAGTGCCGGGCGGCCGCCGGTCAGCTCGCCGAGGGTCGCATCGGTACCGTCGAGCAGGGTGAGGGGCGCGTCGAGGATGCTCATGTCCGCGAGCCTAGCGACGGCTCACAATGACAGAGTCATGAACATGCTGTGCGGGTCGAGCACGTAGTCGCCGAACGGTGCGCACTCGACGAACCCGTGCCGGGCGTAGAGGCGCTGGGCGGGGCCGAAGAAATCCTCCGTGCCCGTCTCAAGCCAGATCGCCGCGTACCCGGCCGAGCGGGCACGCCCGATCAGGTGGGCCACCATCGCGCTGCCGACGCCGGCGCCGCGGGCGTGCGCCGACGTACGCATCGACTTCAGCTCCACGTCGCGCTCGGAGAGGCGCTTCAGGGCACCGGTGGCGATCGG from Nocardioides sp. BP30 encodes:
- a CDS encoding glutathione peroxidase yields the protein MSILDAPLTLLDGTDATLGELTGGRPALLVNVASKCGLTPQYAGLEKLAETYPGLAVVGFPCNQFMGQEPGTSEEIAEFCSSTYGVTFPLTEKIEVNGEGRHPVYQELTKAADENGTDGDIQWNFEKFLVSADGEVLQRFSPRTEPEDERVVGAIEKALG
- a CDS encoding RHS repeat-associated core domain-containing protein, translating into MVATQTQGTGTNATTIGFTLDPDQNRISTQATTTTAGVKTITNHYDDGSDATAWTSTLKLDGTTVTKRYLNGIDGGLDAVVADDGTVKLDLTNLHGDTVATIDPDATSITSYHETTEFGLPRDPITAADDYGYLGAKKRSTDDLGGLTLMGARLYIPATGHFLSIDPIPGGNPNLFTYPADPIDEYDVTGQWPHWVKTALRKGADYLADHRGQIGALASGACLVVQPEVCLGVSVAVSFTTNAASVAEGKESLSSGVKHFAVTTSLGVVNYSLAKSIGEAAKNLKMAKKDYRVLKGTRKTASGALAVGTFLAAKTATRGGCRVTVKKNRPCE
- a CDS encoding S53 family peptidase, giving the protein MVDHDAMGQLRRRHALLGVGALLALALAASLVVSPSLSVASAAAASANELLPLGCSQATVLPGQARCYGTVSRPATTGSGSGVRPFATVSTPVVTPGDIADLYDLPPVPDSVPVGTGPTVALVEEGDVPNLAAELATYRSDSRNRLGACTQASGCLTVLNQDGATSPLPAADPDWAWETMMDVEAVAAACPACKILVVEASSTDLDNLDDALQTAAERADYVSMSWGVNDDGMRRSDVAGFEDVFAAHADVTFVASTGDFGWQTDLPADDAVCGRGTIPATAGDTHSCTSYPASSPYVVAAGGTMPVQDAATGTLTEQVWGAAEDDGSPNSGGASSGCSGWTTMIAAQAQNANAKAACGSARGTADLSALADDFRMYHQADASDTGWYLGGGTSLAAPLLAAMYARAGNHTSPFDIYARAASDGTAFNDITSGTATRGCPASDARHLCSAGTGWDGPTGLGTPHGLASLAVLDTAVTSGDPSATSSPTATATATDSPTATPTTSAPAAPTTAPSPTSTAPTTTQPITMPIHHSGKLRVKGKARVRSRLKASYGSFDTGTTATVTWLVNGKPVGSGLRLRVKKAWLRHRIRYVVTATGAGRTPLTLTSPTVKVKR
- a CDS encoding toxin C-terminal domain-containing protein — its product is MRGGVVGSGCSVRASGRQRKRIRSSGRGGAKGAIWVNSKTKTWISPDNTNHKGPAWKVFSSEKAAMRGTPRKYTINAQMTECIGP
- a CDS encoding DHA2 family efflux MFS transporter permease subunit, whose translation is MTTDLSTEAASGSSDKLDARVLVIAGVVVLGSIMSILDITVVNVAMATFMKAFGKTQAQVAWVATGYTLALATVIPMTGWAAERFGTKRLYMLAILLFALGSALCATAPNLETLIVFRVLQGLGGGMLMPLGMTILTRAAGPERVGRVMAVLGVPMLLGPILGPILGGWLIDVASWHWIFLVNVPLGAIALVYAWRALDKDNPQSSESFDFVGMLLLSPGLACFLYGVSSIPAAQANHGTMWTGNVIIPAVLGLLLVIAFVPWALRRANIHPLLDLRLFLDRNMTVSVIAITLFAIAFFGASLLLPTYFQEVRGSSPLKSGVLLAPQGIGAMITMPVAGVLADKLGAGKVVIPGIVLIAVSMGMWIPVSDTTSTPYLLGALFIMGLGMGCTMMPIYSAAMATLRDHTIARGSTLMNIVQQIAASIGTALFSVLLTNYAKNKVTVPATDPSWAGQMADSFGAVFVVATILVAVVLIPAFFLPRSKSDEVGAGTPVVMH
- a CDS encoding GNAT family N-acetyltransferase, producing MTLRFELDDLTRPAVHQLLEEHLVDMYATSPADSVHALDLDGLRAPGIEFWSAWEGEEPIATGALKRLSERDVELKSMRTSAHARGAGVGSAMVAHLIGRARSAGYAAIWLETGTEDFFGPAQRLYARHGFVECAPFGDYVLDPHSMFMTLSL